Proteins from a genomic interval of Spea bombifrons isolate aSpeBom1 chromosome 4, aSpeBom1.2.pri, whole genome shotgun sequence:
- the C4H15orf61 gene encoding uncharacterized protein C15orf61 homolog → MLCCMLLSRILRTCFFAGMFIAKTAHEVFLRILLFPASLSGHLRPNASEVLTQHLLQRNLPHWTSFCVKYSTVKNDQFALSNFNWNVKGTNYHILRTGCFPFIKYHCSRAAPQDLQLHNHLFTVLKAINLGIPTLMYGLGSWLFARVTETVPTSYGPVTIYFLIKEDEGAMF, encoded by the exons atgttatgttgtATGTTACTTAGCAGAATCTTACGGACTTGCTTCTTTGCAGGTATGTTTATAGCAAAGACAGCCCACGAGGTCTTTCTGCGAATTCTCCTTTTCCCGGCAAGCTTGAGTGGTCATCTTCGTCCTAACGCCTCGGAGGTGCTGACCCAGCATCTGCTCCAGCGGAACCTTCCACACTGGACCTCTTTTTGCGTCAAGTATAGTACCGTCAAAAACGATCAGTTTGCGCTGTCCAACTTTAACTGGAACGTAAAAGGCACAAATTACCATATACTCCGAACTGGCTGCTTCCCATTTATTAAATATCACTGCTCCCGTGCCGCCCCCCAGGACCTGCAGCTCCACAACCACCTCTTCACTGTACTGAAAGCCATAAATCTAG GGATCCCCACCCTCATGTATGGCCTGGGGTCCTGGCTGTTTGCCCGAGTTACTGAGACAGTCCCCACCAGCTATGGACCTGTGACAATCTACTTCCTTATCAAAGAGGACGAAGGGGCTATGTTCTAA